The Halichondria panicea chromosome 17, odHalPani1.1, whole genome shotgun sequence DNA segment AGTGCTGATTGTTGTAATTGTTGTCATATTTCTGTTGTGGAACCGAAAGAGAAGTAGATATAACACGAACAATACCAAACGTCGTGGTACACATATTGAGAACATGACGTATGATGATGTTAACACTGCTCATGTGAATGATTCTGTTTTCCTACCAATGGATAATGTCAACTATGATTGTCACAGTAAGTTCATGCAGCTCCTTCAATTTGTGCATACCTTGCTTTGCGTATTGCAAGAAAGCAAATACCTTTCACAGTAGCTACTTATTGTAATATCACGCACTAACAGACATGATTATGGAGAACTGTGGTGACTATGACGAGATAAATGATAATGTACCCGTGGGAGATTACGAAACAACGATTGATCCGAATGACTATTGCTCCACCCCTCTACCACCTCTCTCTGCTTATAAGGACCCCATGGCAGGTTTGGAATACGAGACCCCAGTCTCCACTCTGGGAAAGGTGTGTTGTATAATGTAGAATCATGTTATTTTCTTTGTCGGTGATTATATGAAAACTTCCTTGTTGAAAGTAAACCTGTGAAATGATAGTGTGCTGATGAGGTATTGTTTGCAGGGGGTCAGCCCCCCCGGAGAGTGGGGGTTGGTGGTGCCGTCACAGGAGCAGAGGAGCAAGGCCTCAACTCAGAATGGTGTCTCTGGGAAAGACCTCTATGCTGCCATCAAAACAGTGagctcatataattataccttcatAGAGCGGTGTGCATGGAATGTCAATATTTACACATTTACGTGTTAATCCACTGCTTCATACCACCGGACAGTCAAATACATGTTTTTATCTCACCTTTATTATTAGCATATGCTAATTGCTCAAAATTATCTTCTTTTATCAGTACAAAGTGCAGTATTTTCACTATTCACTAGATGTGAAAGTTCACGCACGCATATGCTGCATATTGTCACCCTAATTTATAGAGAATGGTTTTCGTTTACAATGGAAACTGGAGGTTTTAGTTTATCATACCATACCCATTCTGCATATAGcaacaccacccacacacacatgcccacaccacccacacacacatgcccacaccacccacacacatgcccacacacacatgcccacaccacccacacacattcccacaccacacacacacgcccacaccacccacacacacagtctcagTACAGCTATGCGGGACCAGCTCCTAAGTTCTTTGAGGAGTGTGAAACGTATTGGGCACCGTCCTCACAGGCTAACGAACTCTATAAGCAGCTGGCAGCAAGGAAGTACCGGGAGATACTCAGAGAACAAATACAGTACGGAGTAACATTGCTTGCATCGTTAACACAAGGCCTGAATTAAATGAGGCTAGAGAATGTTCCAGGCCTGTACacagtgggggggggggggggagtgctACAATCACCATGGTATGTATCATGAAATCATATTGTTCTCCAGGATCACCGAGTTCCTAGGGAGTGGAGCATTTGGAACAGTCAACAAGGGACTGTGGCAGAGCCCGGGGGGAGCCATGGAGGTGGCCATCAAAACCAACCAGAGCAAAGATGAGGAAGAAAAAGTCAAGTTCCTCCAGGAGGCGGCCATCATGGGACAGTTTAGACATCCCAACGTTGTCAAGCTGTACGGAGTGGTCACTGTGGGGGAACCAGTGAGTTACTTGCTTAAGGCCTTTGAAATTGGCACATTTGAATCACTACCTGTTATGTATAGGTGATGATTGTTTTGGATTTGCTGTCAAATGGAGACTTGCAAAACTTTCTCATAAAGATGCAACCAGAGTAAGTGCAGTTCAAACTATAATTGCATACAGCTGTCAATGTGCCTCCGTGCATGATAGCAGGCCAGGAGAGATGGTTCCTTCAAACACTCCTAAACTATTGTTGAAGTTCTGCCAGCAAATCTCGAGTGGAATGGACTATCTCGCCAGGAAAGCATTTGTGCACAGAGATCTTGCAGCCAGGAACATACTGGTGTCAGAGGACAAAGTGTGCAAGGTGGGGAACTATATGTAGTGTTGAAATCTATCTTTGTAACCGTCGAATTAACAGATCAGTGATTTTGGTATGTCACGTGATCTGATGGACGAGAGTTACTATGTGTCCCAGGGAGGCAAGATACCAGTCAAGTGGACAGCCCTTGAGGTGAGTGTACAACAGATCAGTGTTCCTTTGAAATGTTGTTGCTACAGGCGCTCCATTACAGTAAATACTCGACAGCCAGTGATGTGTGGAGCTTTGGTTGTGTCATGTACGAGATATGGAGTCTGGGACACAAACCATTTGAAGCTTTCTCTAATGTGGAGGTATATAAATTAATGGAATTACTAAATAACCAGCTTGATAATTACTACAGACGATCAAGATGGTAGACAAGGGAGTTCGACTGCCACCACCACCTGGGTGCCCTCGAGAGCTGTACAAGCTCATGGTTGAGTGTTGGTGAGTGCTTCTTGTACTTCTACTATTATATATGCGGGAATATGCCCTAACATATAAAAAAAGTTGTACAAGTATTTCTATGGAGAGTTGAACCAATGTAAACAGTTTTTATTGAATCTGTTATTGTAGTGCACATGCAAGAGTGATAAATTATTGGCCTAGCGCATGCACGACTGTGCATTTCAAATGATGATCTGCACACTGCAGGCATTCTGAGACGTCTAGACGTCCCTCGTTCCACCAGCTGGTGGAGATGCTCTCACAGGCGGACTTTGAACTGCTCCTCTGGAATAAGACTGACAGTGGAGTGGGGCCGCAGGTGACGGTGGTGGGGGCGTcattggaggcagcaaagaacttgTACACTGACTTGCAGAATGCGTATattaagcaaccaaacaaagaTTAAATTTATTTtcgtgtgtatgtgttatttttattttgttgtgtgtatatacaatgtcctAATCATTGCACCCTTATTTGCATTTGTGGATATTGTCAATGAAAccatacaatgcatgcatggtctaaTTGTGTGGCTAGATAAGCAATGAGAAGGTGATCCGATCACTTAATTCCTGAGTGTAGATTCTTTAGCTAGCTATCTATACAAAGTTGTCATCTTAAGTTAGAGAGATGTCCACCATTACAGTCTACCTTTTGCTCTCACTGTCTGTGCTGAGCACCATCAATGGACAAGGTATGCAACTTATatagactagatctagatgCAATTTAAATGCATCATCTTCTTGTGGTCTGCAGGTCAGAGCTGCCTTGATGGATTTGCTTCAGTGACTAACAACACCTgtacatcatcatcatgccCCTTCCAGGGGTTAACTGGTAACTCACGGCAACTACAACTCTTCCCTTCCATGAGGATTACTTGTAATGGGATGCTAGTGGGATTGTCTGTAGCAGGAGAGACTCGAAAGGCAGGAAATAGCAATTACCCTATTCTGCAGATTTGGAGACCCACTGGCCCCATGTCCAATGACTATGAGAAAAtcagtgaatacatgtacacattccCAAACGTTGGATGCACCCAGACTAACAATGTCTGGCAGTGTACAGTCAGTCCATCCATTGACGTTGAGGTGGGAGACATCATTGGAATCAATCTCCCTCGCAATCATATGAACTTCGCAGCATTTGGAATTTACTTTACCCCATCATCTTTTACCAGCTACATACTAGGCAGTACAACAGCCTCAACATTCTCAGTACCTGGATCTACTACTGCCAGTGCTCAACCTGTGCTTACTCTGAACATTCAGGAACAAGGTATTAATATTATATCATCGATATATATTTGATGCTGTTTCTATACATACAGTCACTGAGGCCACTACTCTTGAACCGACAACACAGGCCTCAACTACTGAACAAGGTGAGTCAGACGTATTGCAGCATATCCACACCTACACCCTTCTCAACCTCAACCCCCACTCCTAATCCCTGACCATTATTCCTCCTGCAGCGTCCCCTTCTACACCTTCTAGTGATCCCCCAGCAGCCACTGGAGATGGCTCTACAGGTTCACCCCCAGAGGACACCTCCGTCTCTTCTGTTGCAACCAGTACTAGTACCAGTACTAATGGAGATGTCTCCACAACTCCACCCCAGGATGACACTTATGTCTCTTCTGTTGCAGCCACGAGTGCTCATACCGGTACTCCCTCTATGATACAGGTTGATGCAACTACCACTACCGCCAGTGCTAGCGGAGCTAGTTCAAAGAATCAGACTGGAACAGAAGCCGTTGTAATTGTCCTAATACTCTTACTGCTCCTTGCTCTAGGAACTGTGACTGTTGTTCTGATTCTATATTGGAGGAAACACAGACGCAATGCGAGGATAAAGACTCTACAATTTCAAGGCACTGGGTCTACTAGGAGCAATGCAATTGGAATGAGAATATTAACCACTGACTCCAAAATAGAACCATTACTGGAACGAAAGTCTCGTAAGTAGTGCAGTCATAATATCAGCTTAAGGAATGTATCTCTCATTTTACAGTTGATGAGTTGGAGACGGATAAGCTGCACTATGACTACGTGGTGGACAGCCAGTATTCAATGATTACCACCAGTCAAATGTACGAGGCCCCAGGCCCAGACCTGTCCAGTGAACCAGAGTATCAGTACGCCACTGTTGAAGCTACTACCCCCTCACGACTGAACCAGGTGACCATCATTATACGGCATTGCTTTTATGGGATTACTGTGTACACAGCATATTGTGTACTTCAGCCTCACATGCTCTGATTTCAGGTGGCTATGTATACAGCATTTGCTTTTTTAGAATAACATTGTTTGTAAACTATGCTACAGAACCGTACTGGTCCAGTAGCAGACCGTGCGGTGGACTGGGGTGTGGTCGTACCCTCGCTGGAACAGAGACAGCTGTACAACACTATGAGGTATGAATGCTCACCCTTGAGCGAAAGTGAAAGCATCTACGATGTTATCAAGTCGGTGAGTGCTGTTGTTGACTATcaatacacatacacaattCTCCATTGTGTATCTCTTATGGTAAACATTTGTAGCACCTGATTACAAACAATGATATTGTCATAGCGATTGTATTGATGGAGCAGTCATAACAATATAATCTGATGATGTACTTCATTAGATGTGTCTTCCTTATAGAACACACTGCAACAGGAGCAGTTGTCCTTCTTTGAAGAGGCGGACGTCTACTGGGCGCCTTCATCAGACGCTAAAGAGCTGTATAAGCAACTCTCCTTGAAGAGATACCGGGAAATCCTCAGACAGAGTGTCCAGTAAGATCCCCATAGTACAAGCATCGTATTACTGACTGTATTTGGCAGGATTGTCGATGTGTTAGGCAGTGGAGCGTTTGGTACTGTTAGTCAGGGTGTGTGGCAGAGCCCGGGGGGAGCCATGGAGGTGGCCATTAAGACCAACCAGAGCAAAGAGGAGGGAGACAGAATCAAGTTCCTCCAGGAGGCGGCCATCATGGGTCAGTTTAGACATCCCAATATCGTGAAGCTGATAGGAGTGGTCACATTGGGAGAGCCGGTGAGTCTGCTAAACAGTGCATTTATTTATGTATATTCACGTACATATTCATAATTAGGTGATGATAGTTCTTGAGCTTCTATCAAATGGTGATCTGCACAAGTTTCTAAACAAAATGAGACCACGGTTGGTGATTTATAATTTCTATTCATTACTGACTGTCATGGTGATCGCATTGCCCCAGGCCGAATGGAATGGTACCTTCCAGCACTCCCAAGCTCTTATTGGGCTTCTGCAAGCAAGTATCTTGTGGGATGAAGTACTTGGCTGAGAAAGGTTTTGTTCACAGGGACCTAGCAGCTCGAAATGTCCTCCTGTCCCAGGACAAATGTTGCAAGGTTAGACAATTAATTACA contains these protein-coding regions:
- the LOC135351558 gene encoding ephrin type-A receptor 4a-like isoform X2, with product MTYDDVNTAHVNDSVFLPMDNVNYDCHNMIMENCGDYDEINDNVPVGDYETTIDPNDYCSTPLPPLSAYKDPMAGLEYETPVSTLGKGVSPPGEWGLVVPSQEQRSKASTQNGVSGKDLYAAIKTSQYSYAGPAPKFFEECETYWAPSSQANELYKQLAARKYREILREQIQITEFLGSGAFGTVNKGLWQSPGGAMEVAIKTNQSKDEEEKVKFLQEAAIMGQFRHPNVVKLYGVVTVGEPVMIVLDLLSNGDLQNFLIKMQPEPGEMVPSNTPKLLLKFCQQISSGMDYLARKAFVHRDLAARNILVSEDKVCKISDFGMSRDLMDESYYVSQGGKIPVKWTALEALHYSKYSTASDVWSFGCVMYEIWSLGHKPFEAFSNVETIKMVDKGVRLPPPPGCPRELYKLMVECWHSETSRRPSFHQLVEMLSQADFELLLWNKTDSGVGPQVTVVGASLEAAKNLYTDLQNAYIKQPNKD
- the LOC135351558 gene encoding ephrin type-A receptor 4a-like isoform X1 produces the protein MTYDDVNTAHVNDSVFLPMDNVNYDCHNMIMENCGDYDEINDNVPVGDYETTIDPNDYCSTPLPPLSAYKDPMAGLEYETPVSTLGKGVSPPGEWGLVVPSQEQRSKASTQNGVSGKDLYAAIKTSQYSYAGPAPKFFEECETYWAPSSQANELYKQLAARKYREILREQIQITEFLGSGAFGTVNKGLWQSPGGAMEVAIKTNQSKDEEEKVKFLQEAAIMGQFRHPNVVKLYGVVTVGEPVMIVLDLLSNGDLQNFLIKMQPDRPGEMVPSNTPKLLLKFCQQISSGMDYLARKAFVHRDLAARNILVSEDKVCKISDFGMSRDLMDESYYVSQGGKIPVKWTALEALHYSKYSTASDVWSFGCVMYEIWSLGHKPFEAFSNVETIKMVDKGVRLPPPPGCPRELYKLMVECWHSETSRRPSFHQLVEMLSQADFELLLWNKTDSGVGPQVTVVGASLEAAKNLYTDLQNAYIKQPNKD
- the LOC135351551 gene encoding probable LIM domain-containing serine/threonine-protein kinase DDB_G0287001 translates to MSTITVYLLLSLSVLSTINGQGQSCLDGFASVTNNTCTSSSCPFQGLTGNSRQLQLFPSMRITCNGMLVGLSVAGETRKAGNSNYPILQIWRPTGPMSNDYEKISEYMYTFPNVGCTQTNNVWQCTVSPSIDVEVGDIIGINLPRNHMNFAAFGIYFTPSSFTSYILGSTTASTFSVPGSTTASAQPVLTLNIQEQVTEATTLEPTTQASTTEQASPSTPSSDPPAATGDGSTGSPPEDTSVSSVATSTSTSTNGDVSTTPPQDDTYVSSVAATSAHTGTPSMIQVDATTTTASASGASSKNQTGTEAVVIVLILLLLLALGTVTVVLILYWRKHRRNARIKTLQFQGTGSTRSNAIGMRILTTDSKIEPLLERKSLDELETDKLHYDYVVDSQYSMITTSQMYEAPGPDLSSEPEYQYATVEATTPSRLNQNRTGPVADRAVDWGVVVPSLEQRQLYNTMRYECSPLSESESIYDVIKSNTLQQEQLSFFEEADVYWAPSSDAKELYKQLSLKRYREILRQSVQIVDVLGSGAFGTVSQGVWQSPGGAMEVAIKTNQSKEEGDRIKFLQEAAIMGQFRHPNIVKLIGVVTLGEPVMIVLELLSNGDLHKFLNKMRPRPNGMVPSSTPKLLLGFCKQVSCGMKYLAEKGFVHRDLAARNVLLSQDKCCKISDFGMSRDLMDESYYVSQGGKIPVKWTAPEALYYSKYSTASDVWSFGCVMYEIWSLGHKPFEAFSNNETLRKVEKGLRLPPPPGCSRELYKVMIACWNPDSSERPSFPQLVEKLSHADFELLLWKSEDIGVGPKVSLVGSPLKAGQHLYRDLQLTYLTSPNVVLDWFA